A region of the Candidatus Korarchaeum sp. genome:
GCCCTGGGCTACAGGATGAGGGTCGTCGGTATCTCACCTAGGGCAGCTAGGTACGCTGGATTCGATCCGGAGAGCTCAATAATAATATCTATGATCATCGGAGGAGCTATGAGCGGTCTGGGCGGCTCCCTCCTCATCCTAGGGCACACCCATGCTATAGATTCCACGATGTCCGGGCTCTACGGGATGGGTTTCGCTGGAATAGGGGCAGGCCTCCTAGGCAGGAACAACCCCATAGGCATAATACTCTCATCCATTTTCCTCTCAATGCTCCTGATAGGAGGGGAGGCTGCTGAATTGAGGGCTAGAGTTCCAACGGAGCTAGCCGATGCCCTTATAGGGATGATAGTGATAGTACTCTCAGCCCCCTATTTGGTGAGGATTTTGAGGGTGAGAAGATGATAGAGGATCTCCTGAGCTTGACCTCTCAAGCTCTAGTGGCGATGATACCCCTCCTACTAGCTAGCGTCGGTGAGATAATCACTGAGAGGAGCGGGGTAGTTAACATAGGGCTCGAGGGGATACTCGTACTCTCAGCCTTCGTATCCTCCCTCGTGACCTTCAGCACGAGCGACCCCTACTTGGGCCTCCTAGCCGGCGCCCTCTCAGGCCTCTCAGCCGGCTTGCTCCACGGATTCATAAGCGTCTACTTGAGGGGAGATCAGATAATAGCTGGCGTCGGCTTCAATACTTTCGCATACGGGATAAGCATACTGGGTTTGATAAACACATGGGGCCATCATGGAGCCTCTCCCATGGTATCAAAGATCCCATTCTTCGGGGCCCCTCTCTACATATCCCCGCTGCTCCCCATAGCCCTGATTATAGCGATAACCTGCTGGTTCTGGCTCTTCAGGACATCTTCGGGCCTAAGATTGAGGGCTTGCGGTGAGGATCCAAGAGCCGCTGAGGCTATGGGGGTGAACGTCCTCAGGACGAGGTTCCTCGCTACTTTGCTCGGGGCCACTCTGACTGGGATAGGAGGGGCTTATATAGTGGTGGGGTGGATAGGCCAGTTCACTAGGCACATCTCAGCGGGAAGGGGTTTCATAGCTCTGGCTATAGTAGCATTGAGCGGATGGAATCCAGCCCTATCAATAGCTGGCAGCTTCATCTTCGGCTTCTTCGATGCTATCTCTCTCTATCTTCCTGTCAAGATCCAGATTATCAACCCTGGCTTGAACTTGACGTCCCTCTCCTACATATTCAGGATAATACCCTACTTGGGGGTCCTGATAATAGTCAGCTCCTTCTTCAGGAGGGGGAGGGCTCCTAGGGACTTGGGAAGGCCCTACATCAAGGAGTAACCTTTTTTATTTTATGGGGTAGCTAAGCCCATGCCCTGGAGCGGCCCGCTAACTCCCTCGGGGAGGTCTGCCCTAGTTCCAGATGGTCCCTGGACATACGTCATGGATGCTGTGGCAGTCCACGCGAGAGGGGATCCCTCTAGAATGGAAAAAGTCCTTCCTGATGGTTTGAATCCCCTTGGAGATCTCTGGTTCTATGTTTCTGATATAATATCCTTCTCTCCAAGCTCTGAGGAGCTTAATTATCTATCTCCTGGCTTACTTCAGTATAAGGAAGCAGCTATATTCGTTAAGGTCGAGTTCAAGGGTAAGGTTTACGGTTTCTGCCCCTTCATGTACGTAGATAATGATGTATCCCTCCTCAGGGGGATAGTATTCGGCTTCCCTAAGAAGATGGCTCAAATAGAGATGACTAGATTTCACGATCTCTTCGAAGCGAAGAGATACGGGG
Encoded here:
- a CDS encoding acetoacetate decarboxylase family protein, giving the protein MPWSGPLTPSGRSALVPDGPWTYVMDAVAVHARGDPSRMEKVLPDGLNPLGDLWFYVSDIISFSPSSEELNYLSPGLLQYKEAAIFVKVEFKGKVYGFCPFMYVDNDVSLLRGIVFGFPKKMAQIEMTRFHDLFEAKRYGGLAYRSGYNLFRVIVEPSKREESLPFEGFGSWLLRRYLKPIELDEFVEFVPEITYGKILSGEGSLEVGGGFNDELEELRPEEILGGYIYSLKLKARGIRVLER
- a CDS encoding ABC transporter permease, coding for MIEDLLSLTSQALVAMIPLLLASVGEIITERSGVVNIGLEGILVLSAFVSSLVTFSTSDPYLGLLAGALSGLSAGLLHGFISVYLRGDQIIAGVGFNTFAYGISILGLINTWGHHGASPMVSKIPFFGAPLYISPLLPIALIIAITCWFWLFRTSSGLRLRACGEDPRAAEAMGVNVLRTRFLATLLGATLTGIGGAYIVVGWIGQFTRHISAGRGFIALAIVALSGWNPALSIAGSFIFGFFDAISLYLPVKIQIINPGLNLTSLSYIFRIIPYLGVLIIVSSFFRRGRAPRDLGRPYIKE